TGATATCAGTTGTGCCAACTATGCTCAATAGAATTGTTGATGAAGTTAAAAAACATAATTTACGCGTGGTCTTGGTAGGCGGAGAGTTTATTCCAAAACCTTTAGTTGGAAAAAGTATAATAAAAAACATTCCTATATATAAAACCTATGGAATGACAGAGACAACAAGCCAATCTACTACTTTTTCAGTATTAAAGTATGCAGATAAAATTGATTCAGTAGGATTACCACTTGGGGGAGTAGATGTTCGGATTAAAAATCCTGATGAAAAAGGAATAGGTGAAGTTCAAATTAAAAGTCCAATGTTAATGGATGGGTATATTGGAAAAGAAAATATTTCTGATTATTTTAATACAGAAGATGTTGGTTATATAGATGAAGATGGATTTTTGTATATACTTGATCGAAGAAAAAATATAATTATATCTGGTGGAGAAAATATTTATCCAAAAGAAATTGAAAACATATTATATTCACATCCAAAAATAAATGAATGTGCAGTTGTTGGAAAGAAAGATGAACGATGGGGACAAGTTCCTGTTCTATACATTGTATCTTCATTAGATAAAGATACAATATTAAGCTATCTTTCAGATAAAATAGCAAAATACAAACTTCCAAAAGAAATTAATCATTTGGATGAGCTTCCTAAAAATGCATCAGGTAAAATATTAAAAAAGAATTTAAAAGAGGTTGATTAAATGAAAATTGATAGAATAGAACTTTTTCATGTTAAAATACCATTAAATTTCATATTCAAATCATCACAAACTACTCTAAATCATAGAGAGACAATTATAATTAAAGCAGTAGATGAACTTGGGAATAGTGGTTATGGAGAAGTAGTTGCATTTAATGAACCATTTTATACAAATGAAACATTGAGAGATTCTAAGAATGTATTAATAAATAAATATATACAAAAGCTGATTAATAAAGATATTAAACACCCATTTGATATACACAAATGGGTTGATTTATCATATCCAATGGCACTTGCAGGCTTAGAAAATGCTCTGGTAGATTTGTACTCTAAGAGTAAGAAAAAACCAATTATGGATATTGTATTTAATGAAGAGACTAATAATGAAATATATGGTGGAATTACATTAGGAGATATAGATATTCCAAGTCTTATTAAACAAATTGATAATTATCAAAATCAGGGATATACACGTTTTAAAATAAAGATTAAACCAAAAGACGGATTTATAAAATTAGGGGCTATTAGAGAAAAATATCCTGATATTCAACTGTTAGCAGATGCAAATAAAAGTTATAAGATTGAACAAATTGAAATGATAAAGAAGCTTGATTCACTAAACTTACTTTGTATTGAAGAACCCCTAGATTCAGGGAATTTTCTAGAATATCAAAAACTTCAAGAAGCGATGAATACACCTATATGCTTGGATGAAAGCATTGAAACAATTGATGATTTAAAAACAGCAATTGAGTTAAAATCTTTGAAAGTAGTAAATTTAAAAGCTGGGCGTATTGGTGGAATGTATTACGCAAAGCAAATGATTGAATTATGTAGAAAAAATAATATTAAGTACTGGATAGGAAGTATGCTTGAAAGTGGTATTTCTAAAATACTACATGTTCATTTAGCAAGCTTAAAAGATACGTATATCCCTGGAGATTTATCATCATCAAAGCGTTACTTTAAAAAAGATTTAATTAAACCAGAAGTCACATCCGAAAATGGGATTATTAAAGTACCAAAAGGCTGTGGTTTAGGAGTAGAGGTTGATGAAAATACATTAAAAAATTATACAATTGACTACATCCAAATAGGTGGTGAGAAGCATTAATTTAATAGAAGGATTAAATATTGAGTATATTAGAGTAAATGATAATGAGCTAGAAGCTAAAATGAATTTAACACAGTTTCATGATCAAACGTTTGGTTATTTACATGGAGGTGCAACAATAGCATTTGGAGAAACAATTGCAGGTTATGCGTCAAATAAAAGAATAAACAAAAATCAAGTAGCAGTAGGCCAAACGATTACTGCAAATCATATGAAAGCAAAAAAAATAGAAGGCTATATTATTGCAAAAGGGAGAATTATGCATAACGGAAAAACTTCTCATGTTTGGAGCATTGAGATGTTTGATGAAAATAATATATTAATTTCGCATATAACAGTTACAAATTCTATTATTAAACTAAATAAACGCTAGTTGTTTACAAAATATGGAATATACTTGCTTAATTGAATAGAGGTGAGAAAATGAGTTTTAAGACAATAATTAAATTAATGGACATAAAAACTCTTGTTGCAGGGGTTATTCCAGTATTATTGGGGTCAATTTATTCATGGTATGAGTTTGGACAAATAAATTTGGTTTATCTTATATTATTGATGATTTCTATGATGCTGATACAAAGTGCAACTAACATGATTAATGATTATTTTGATTTTAAACGTGGAGCAGATAGTGAAGAAAAAGCGGATGAAAAAGCTTTAGTTAGTGGTGAGATTACTCCAAAACAAGTTTTGTTTATCATACTAATATATCAACTTGTTGCCTGTACAATTGCTATTTTTATTTCCAGCAGAACAAGCTATAATATTTTACTTGTTGGTGTTGTAGGTGTTATGATTTCGATTTTATATGCTTTTGGGCCTTTACCTATCTCATACACTCCAATGGGCGAAATTGTGTCTGGAATGACAATGGGGATTGGTATAACAACAACAGTGATTTATATACATTCAGGTGTATTTAATTTAAATACAGTATTAGTAGCAGCTCCTACTGTAGTATATATTGGGACTATACTATTATCTAATAATTTAAGTGATTTAAAAGGGGATAAAGAAGCAGGAAGAAAAACATTACCAATACTTATAGGCATTGAAAATTCTGAGAAACTGTGGGTTTTTAATGTAATAATGCTAATTGTATTGACGCTTGTATTAATATTAATAGGTATTTATCCTATAGCTGTATTAGTATTTACTATTCTATTATTTCCTTATAAGTCAGTTTCAAATTTTTTATCTTATAATAAGAATGTTAATACAAAAGGAAGAACAATGGGACTTATAGGTAAGGTTGGATTAAAATATCATTTATCTGTGATTACTGGATTATTAATCTCAATCATGTTTAAGGCAGGTGTCTAAAAACAAATGAATAAAGAAGAAAAAGTATATGAAACGTTTCAAAATATCTCACAGGATTATGACAAATTAAATGACATAATTAGCTTTAATATGCATAAAAGATGGAAAAGAGACACTATTAAGCATCTAAACATAGTAGAAGATTCAAAATTGCTAGATGTATGCTGTGGTACAGGTGATTTTAGCATTATGTTATCTTCGGAAATTGATAAAAAAATAAGTGTTATCGGTCTAGATTTTTCAGAGAACATGCTATCTGTTGCAAGAGAGAAAAAGGAGCAATATAAATTAGATAATGTTGAGTTTATTCATGGAAATGCCATGGATCTGCCTTTTGAAGATAACACTTTTGATAATGTAACTATAGGATTTGGGCTGAGAAATACACCTGATTATGAAAAAGCAATTAGTGAAATGATGCGTGTTGTAAAGCCTGGTGGAAAGGTTGCTTGTTTAGATACATCACATCCTACTTTTCCAATTTATAAACAATTATACTGGTTTTACTTTAAAAATATAATGCCAAGAATAGGACAATTATTCTCAAAACATAGAAAAGAATATCAGTGGTTAAATGATTCAACTGAACAATTTTTAAGTAAAAAGGAATTAAAAGATTTATTTTCAAAGGTAGGCTTTAAAAATGTAAAAGTAAAGTCCTATGTAGGAGGCTGTGCAGCCTTACACATAGGAGTAAAAGGCAAATAATAGGAGGGGAAAAACATGGTGTTTAATATTGGTGTAACAGAGATTCTTATAATTTCAGTAGCTGGATACTTAATTCTAGGACCTAAGAGACTTCCTGAGATAGGTAAAAAAGCGGGTGAAGCAGTGAGAAAAATATCTAAAGAGACAGAAGGAATTAATAACGAAATAAAAGAGATAAAAGAAGCGGTAACAAAATAATAAGTGATAAGAAGTAGGTGAATAAGATGACAGATCATGAAGAAATATGGATGGATCATTTAAAAGAAATACGCAAACGATGTATTAGAGTTTTAATATTTTTTGTTATTGCATTAGTTACTGCTTTTTCCTTTGTTCCAAGAATTCTTGATTTTATTACATTAACATCTACATTAGTAAATGTAGATTTGAATGTATTCAACATTACAGATCCTTTATTGCTCCATCTTAAAATTGCATCAATTGTAGCTTTTATTGCTTCTTTTCCATACCTTATTATGCAGTTATGGTTATTTCTTAAACCAGGATTAACAAAAAGCGAAAGAAGGTTTATATATAAATACATTCCAATGATTTTTATTCTTTTTATATCAGGAATAGCATTTTCTTATTTTGTTCTTGTTCCATACTATATTAGGTTTTCTCAGCAACTTGCAGGAAGCACTGATTTGAATATTGTTATGGGAGCTAACACATATATTGATTTTTTAAGCAAAATGTTATTGTACTTTGGACTTATTTTTCAATTTCCTGTATTAGTTTTTGTTCTTTCATATATTCAGGTGGTAAGTTCACAACTACTAAAAGTCATTCGTAAATATGCTTATTTTGGTTTATTAATTGTTTGTGCATTTATTACTCCACCAGATCCGATATCAATGGGAATTGCTTTAGTTCCTTTAGCGTTTCTTTATGAAATTAGTATATTGCTATGCAAAGTTAATGAGAGAAAAAGAAGAAACAAATTAAAAACTAGCTAAATATTTAGCTAGTTTTTAATTTGTTTAATCTATTTTGGACAAATGTATTGAAATGTTCATCGTCAGAATATTTAATCAACTTATGTAGCCTTAATGCTTGATTGTACCATGATTTAAATGCTGTTTCCTTTTTCAAGCGATAACATAATTCGCTTTTCAAAAAATATAGTTCTGGCAAAATAGTATGGGTATTGTTTTTTTTACAGTAATCAATAGCATAATCGAGGTATTCAGATGATTCTTTTAGCTTTGACATATCGAGGCAAACACAAATTAAATGCATATAAAATCTAGATATGATGGCATAAGTATGAAGAAATTTTATATGTTTAATATATTCTTTTATATTAATTAAATGAGTATATGCCTCTTCTTTTTGATTATTTAATGAAAGAAAAAAACCATAAAGAAACATTAGTGAGAATTCTATATCATTAGGTACTGTTCCTTCAGTATAAGTAAGGTTTAATATATTTTTTATTTCACCTATTCCAAATTGATAATTTTGATTTAACATGGTCATACTAAAACATTTAAATAGTTTGATTATCTGTATATCTTGAATTGATTTAACATCAAGTTCTTTTTCTTTTTCAGTTATTAATCTATAAATATTTTTAAAATCATGTCTTTCAGCATTAAAGAATAGTTGGTTTAATAATTCATTCACTTGTAAAGACCCAGATGATTCAATTAATCTAAATAAATACTCTGGAGTAATACCTAATTTGTTCGTTATTTGTCTTAATATAACTGAACTAGGACAACGCTCTCCATTTTCTATTCGAGTAATATATGAAACAGAACAAATATCATCTGCAAGTTGAGATCTAGACATATTACTTTTTTTGCGTAGATCTTTGATGAGGGGTCCTATTTTTGTATAGTAATTAGTCTTTTCCATTTTATCCTCCTTATAAAATAGAATTGAAAAGTTTGTGTTTTTGTATATTTTGAATTATTTATACATTACATAACATAATAATACATAATCTAAAAAGTGACAATAGTAAAAAAACATAACAGTAGTAAAAAGTGACTATTGTCATTTTACGATGACTATTGTCACTTTTTGATGACAATGTTCATTTGATGAGATTATAATGAATTTATAAACCAGTAAATGTTATTTGATTAACAAGAATATATATAAACCTCATTCAATTCTTAAAACTCTTATAGATTTATAAGTGTACCACTAAATCAACAAAAATTATACATGTATCTAGTCAACAGAAAGTATTTGCAATTAAGAAACATATTTTTTAGTATTAACAAACATATTTTTTAGTATTCATTGGAGGTAATTATGAAAAACAGATGGACTATTCGTGAACTGTATTTAGGATTTTTAGCTATTTCGTTATTGCTATTTGGTGCGTATTCCATGTTCTTTAGTCATGAAGTTGAGGACTATTCATCAAAAATATACAAAATAAATCCTAATATTGTTAAAACAGAAGAAATAAATAAATCACCATTAATTTTTAAAGCATATACAAAAAACGACCCTAATAAATTCTATTTTGTAACTTTTACAGAAGAAGTTGGATATCAGTCAACTATTGAAGTTATGACTATGATTAATAACGAAGGAAATGTAGAACAAGTAGAAGTTGTTAAAGAAGGGGAGACACCAGCTTTCTTTGATAAAGTTGAATCAGGTAAATTTAATGAAAAATTTATAGGATTATCTATTTTTGAGCCTATATATATTGATAATGCTATAGGATATGCAGGAAGTAGTGAAGGAATAGATACTAACAATAAAGTTGATGCTGTTAGTGGTTCAACAATTTCATCTTCTGCTATAACAAGAGCTGTTAATGATGGAACAACTATTGTGGTGGGTAAATATTTTGATGAAAATATTGTTAACCCATTTTATAAAATGACATTTGGATTAAGTGAATTAGCACTTTTACTAATTTATATAATCGCTGCTTTAAGTGTTTATATCAAGTCAATTAATAAATATCGTAAATGGATTTTGTTATATACAGCCTTAGTACTTGGTTTTAAGTTTAATAAGTTTGTAACATTTGGTATGTTGTACTCATTCTTAAATGGAAATTGGCCAGCAATGAATAATGTTTCGTGGTATTTATTAATTACAGGTACAATTGGACTTATATTAATTACAGGTAAAAATTTATATTGTTCATGGATTTGTCCATTTGGGGCAACACAAGAAGTTATATTAAAATTTGGTGGATTAAAACAGATTAAGTTAAATTCTAAGATTGTAAAAATATTTAGATTAATTCCACCGACATTGGCTTATTTAGCTTTAATGATTGTATTTTATACTAATGAAACTCAAGCATTAGCATATGATCCATTTGGAGCAATATTTAATTTGACAGCATTACCGATTATGTGGATGAGTTTACCGATACTTATTTTTATAAGTTTATTCCAATATCGTTTTTATTGTACCTATTTCTGTCCAATAGGATTAACATTTAATTTAATAACAAAATTAAGAAATAAAGGAGTTAAGTTATGGAAGAAAGAGAAAATAAAAGCATAGCAAAGAAAGATGTAATTTTAAGCTTTTTTATTTTATTAATAATGGTATTCCAAATTATATTAATATTACAGAATTCAGGATTTATGAAATATTAAGGAGGTGACATAATGTTTGGAAGACTAGGTGGTACAGAAATAATGGTTATTTTAGCTGTTGGATTCTTATTTTTCGGACCTAAAAAATTGCCTGAGATAGGAAAATCGTTTGGAGAGACAGTACGTGAATTTAAGAAATCAGCAAAAGATGCTGAAGAGGCGATAACAGAGGCTACTAAAGTAGAAGAAAGTAAATAAAAAAAATATATATAAATAACTAGAATTTAGGGGAGGACTATATATGAATAGGCGTGAATTTTTAAAAGTTGCTGGAGCTACTACAGCAGTAACAGGAGCTGCACTTGCATCAAAACCAAAGAAAGCCTTTGCAGTGGAGCTTGGTAAAGAACATGATGAATTTCCATTAGAAGTAACGAAAAATTTCAAAGGTTTTAGGCAACAAGACCATGTTTTTTTCCGTACATTTTGGGATAAAGAACCAGTTGATAAGTATATATCAGACAGATTTGGATATAAGACATTTACTGAACCAGGGATGATATTTAACGCTGTTCATGACGGCATTATAGAAGGTAAAAATACAGGTAAAATGGGTTTTAGACAAATTGATTCAGCTTTAGATAGAGCAGCATGGAGTGTAAATAAGAATTTTGCTGCGAATAGTGAATTAGGCGTTCGTAATACACTACTACAAAAACATCCAATTAATCCACAGACAGGTGAAAAAATAAAAGACATGCCTGTTTTAGTTGAAAGTTTATATTCATGGAATAACTCAAAAGTCGATGAAATGCTTGCACAGGGAAAAGAACAGTATAAATTCAAAGATGCAAAGGAAGTATCAAAACATATTAAAAAGGCAGCAAAATTTTTAGGAGCCGACTTAGTTGGAGTTGCACCATATAATGAAAATACAAAAAGATGGACTTATACAGAGTGGGCAGTTCCAAATGTAAAACCATTTACTATGCCGGATGGAACAGTAGAATATCTTCCATTCGATCCTTTTAAATTTATGAAAGGTGAATATGAAACATTTGGGGTTAAAACAGTGAAGCCTGACTTTAAACGTGAAGCAGGGTTTGAACCAAAATCAGTAATTGTTTTAGCATTTGAAATGGATTATGATGGATTTAAGACAGCACCAACATTAGTAGCTAGTGCATCTGCTGGAACTAGATATTCTAAAATGGCAGAAACAGCACATAAAGTAGCTGAGTTCCTACGTAATTTAGGTTATAAAGCGGCTCCATGTGGAAATGATACAGCTTTATCTGTTCCACTTGCAATTGAAGCTGGTTTAGGTGAAGGTAGTAGAATGGGGATGTTAGTTACAGAAAAGTTTGGACCTCGTGTTCGTTTAGCTAAAGTTTATACAGATTTAGAAATTCAACCAGATAAACCAATTACATTTGGAGTAAAACAGTTCTGTAATGTTTGTATGAAGTGTGCGGATGCCTGTCCATCTAAAGCTATTTGTCATGAACCAGCACAGGTTATTGAAAAGGATATGGAATTTGATACAGGTAAAGTTACTAAATCAACACTGACAGGTGTTGAAAAATGGTTTGTTAATGGTGAAAGGTGTGTGTCATTCTGGGGATATAATGGTGGAGATTGTGGTACATGCATTGCAGTTTGTCCATACAATAAGATTGATGAGTGGCACCATGATTTATCAAAATTAATGACATTAACTCCATTTAAACCATTATTACGTTCTCTTGATGAAACGTTTGGATATGGTGGACCAATTGAGCCAGAGGAACGTTTGGAATCAAAATATTTAAAAGATGCTATAAATGATTTCTGGGATAAAATTTAGTAAGGGGGATATAGTATGCATATAATAGTTAGCTTAGTAAAATGGTTATTCACACTACATCAATTAGTATGGTTTGTAGCTGGAGGATTAATGTTTGGTGCAATGACATATTTTCATATGAAATTAAAACAGGATAATAAAGCTAATAAACTGAATTTTACGTTTATATTGTTATCAGCATGTACTTTTGTATTTACAATATTATGGACATATGATTCGTATATGGAAAATGAAGTTAGAGCAGCTAATATGGGATTATTAGTATTTGGAGGATTAGCAGTAGTTTTTGCAATACTTGGATATAGATTTACACAGAAAAATGATGTAAATAAAGTTGAGGTAAAAGGGCATTAATGCCCTTTTATCTATTTTTATTTAGTAGATAAAACATTAGAAAAGGTGATAACATGAAGGTTCAACTTGGTCAATATAAAGGAATTGGTTTAAAGAGACCAGATGTAAATGTAAAAGATGAAGAAATTAATAATTATATTAATAAAATAAGAGAAAATTATAAAGTAGAAGTTGAAAAAGAAGGTTTTATTGAAAATGGAGATTATACTACCATGGATTATGATGGCTACCAAGACGGATTACATATTCCTGAGGCTAGTGGTAAAAATTATCATTTAAGAATTGGACAAGGGTTCTTTCTAGATGAATTCGAAGAGCATTTATTAGGAATGAGAAAAGGGGATACAGTTAAATTTGATTTGGTATTACCTAGTAATTATCAAGTGAAGCATTTGCGTGATGAGACTATTCATTTTGAAGTAAAGATATCATCAGTTATGAATAGAGTTATCCCTGAACTAACAGATGATGTGGTAAAAAGGTTTAAAATTGAAGGGATAAACACGATAGATGAATTAAAAGAATATGCTAAAGATAAGATTTATTATCAAAAAATGATGAAAGAAAGTGCAAGAGTTATCAATGAAATAATGCATAAAGTTATAGACGGTTCAAATGTTGAACTAAAAGATGAAGAGATGGAGAGTCTTAAACAGGAAATACTTGAAGACTTTAAAAATCAACTTAAAGGGAAAAATGCAAATTTAGAATTATATTTATCATATACTAAAAAAACAGAAGAGGAAATACTTGAACAATGCAAGATAGAAGCTGAAACATATTTAATAGAAAAAGCTATTATTGAGAAAATAGCAGAAGTAGAGAATATTACACTAAATGACGAAGAAAAAGAAAAATATGAAAATATTGAAGAAGATGCTCTTAATGAATTATTGTATCAAAAGGTTATTCATTTTCTTCTAAAAGAAAATACAATTATAATTAAATAATAATATAAAAAACCCTTTGTTATAAATTTATATAACAAAGGGTTTTTTATATTATTCATTCAAATTTCGTGCTAATGAAATTTGCTTTAGCTGCTTTAACCTACTTTTAATAAAGATATTGAAATATAATTCGCTTTTTAAAAAATATAATTCTCGTAAAGCAGAATGTGTATTATATTCTTTACAGTACTCAATAGCATAATCAATATGTTCAAGGCATTCATTTAAATGGGATGTATCAAGGGAAGCTATAATTAACTGAACATAAAATCTAGGAACTGTATATCGTGTATGAATAAAGTTAATATTCTCTATATATTTTTTTATATTGATTAAGTAATTATAGGCCTCTTCTTTTTGAATATTTAATAATAGAAAAAAGCCATACATATGCATAATTGCAAATTCTATATCAGTAGGAGTACTTTTTTTGGTATAAGTAAGTTTCAGTATATTTCTAACTTCATTCATTCCCCATTGATAATTTTGACTTAAAATAGTATATCTAATACATTTTAAACCATTGATAAGTTGTATATCATGAATTGATGTTATATGAAGTTCTTTTTCTTTTTTCTTTAGTAATTTATAAATACTTTTAAAATCATATCTTTCAATATAAAGAATTAATTCGTTTAAGAAATCTTTAACATCTAAGCCCTCAGGAGACTCAATCGCTCTAAATAAATACCCCTAGTCTAGTTGTTATTTGTCTTAATATAACTGAAGTAGGGCAACGCTCTCCTTTTTCTATACGAGTTATGTATGAAATAGAGCAAACACCATTTGTAAGTTGTGTTTTTGTCATATTTCTCATTCTGGAATTACAATGGGATTGGGTGTGTTACATGTGTCTCTGTTTGTCCATACAATAAGATTGAGGAGTGGCACCATGATTTATCAAAATTAATGACAATGACACCATTTAAACCATTACTACGTTCACTAGATGAGTTATTTGGATATGGGGGTCCAGTAGAACTAGATGTACGCATAGAATCAAAATATTTAAAAGATGCTGTTAATGATTTCTGGAATAGACTATAATAAGGGGGATAAATTATGCATATAATAGTTAGCTTAGCAAAATGGTTATTTACACTACACCAATTAGTATGGTTTATAGCTGGAGGATTAATGTTCTTTTTACTTACATATTTTTATATGAAATTAAAGAAGGATAATAAAATTAATAAATTAAATTTTACATTTATATTATTATCAGCATGTACTTTTGTATTTACAATATTATGGACATATGATTCATATGTAGAAAATGAAGTTAGAGCAGCTAATATGGGATTATTAGTATTTGGAGGATTAGCAGTAGTTTTTGCAATACTTGGATATAGATTTACACAGAAAAATGATGAAATTAAAGTTGAGATAAAACAATAAAAATAGAAAAAAATATCATTTATAATTAAATAATAATATAAAAATCTCCCTTGTTATTAATATTAATAACAAGGGAGATTTTTATATTGTTCATTCAGATATGGTGTCGATGAAACTTATTTTAGTTGATTCAATCTATTTTGTATAAAGGTATTGAAATATTCATCATCAGATCTTTTAATCAATTCATGCAGTCTTAATGCTTTACCATACCATAGTTTAAACTTCTTTTCTTTTTTTAAGCGATAGTATAATTCACTTTTTAAAAAATATAATTCTCGTAAAGTATAATGTGTATTGTAATCTTTACAGTAATTAATAGCATAATCAAGATATTCAAAACAGTCTTTTAAATTACATGTATCAAGAGAAGCTGAAATTAAATATACATAAAATCTTGGTAATATAAAGCGAGTATGAAGAAGGTTAATATTATGTATATATTTTTTTATGCTAATTAAGTAATTATATGCTTCTTTTTTTTGGTTACTAAATAAAAGTAAAACCCCATGCATACTCATAAGCGCAAATTCCATATCAGTAGGAGTACTTTTGTTGGCGTAGGTAAGCTTCAATATGTTTTTAACTTCATTTATTCCCCATTGATAATTTTGATTTAAAATAGAATAACTAAAACATTCTAACCCTTTGATGATTTGTAAATCGTGAATTGATGTTACATGAAGTTCTTCTTTTTTGCTCTTTATTAATTCATAAATATTTTTAAAATCATGCCTTTCAATATAAAGAAATATTTGGTCTAATAGTTCCTTAACATGTAAAGATGTAGACGACTCAATTGCTCTAAATAAATGTTCAGGGGAGATACCTAGTTTATTTGTTATTTGTCTTAATATAACCGAAGTAGGACAACGTTCTCCTTTTTCTATACGAGTGATGTATGAAATGGAGCAAATACCATCCGCAAGTTGTGTTTTTGTCATATTCTGTTTTTCACGTAATTCTTTAATAATCTGACCTATTTTTAAATAATAATTCTGTTCTTGCATCGTAACCTCCGTATATATAAATAGATAATTTAAAAAGTTTAAATTGGATGAAAGGTAAAGCTTTATTTAAATCTATTTTAAAGTATTTTACTCAACATTTATCAAAATATATTTGAGATTTTGACATTAGTCAAGAAATCTTGTGTGAGATTTGACATTAGGCAAGCAATCTTGTATCTAAACAGTATAACATATAAAATCATGTTACAAAATAATACAAAAAATATATTATGAGAAAAATCACAGAAGTCTAAAATTAGTTAAAAGTTAAAGTTGTATTCAAATGAATTTGTTTTGCTGACGCTGAACAAGAAAATTCGTATGTAGAAATTATAATATATAAAATTATATTATAAAAAATAATAAAATCAATAAATGTTAGAAAAAAAGTTGATTTTTTCATAAGAAATAATAATGGGATATGAGCCTTTCTAGTTATATTCTATTATAGGAGGTGATATTATGTTCGGAAGATTAGGTAGCACAGAATTAATTGTTATTTTAGTTGTTGGATTTTTAATATTTGGACCGAAAAGATTACCTGAGATTGGAAAATCATTTGGAGAAACAATACGAGAATTTAAAAAATCAGCAAAACAGGCTGAGGATGAAGTGACAGAGGCTACTAAAGAATAAAGTAGATAAAACAATTAATATAGGAGGCATACAAATGAATAGACGTGAATTTTTAAAAGTTGCTGGAGCTACAACTGCAGTAACAGGAGTTACACTTGCAACAAAACCAAAGAAAGCTTTTGCAGTGGAACTTGGAAAAGAACAAGATCAATTTCCAAATAAGGTAACGAAAGATTTTAAAGGTTTCAATCAGAAAAATCTTATGTTTATGCGTGGATTTTGGGATAATACTCCTTATGATGATGAATATA
The window above is part of the Tepidibacter aestuarii genome. Proteins encoded here:
- a CDS encoding 4Fe-4S binding protein — protein: MKNRWTIRELYLGFLAISLLLFGAYSMFFSHEVEDYSSKIYKINPNIVKTEEINKSPLIFKAYTKNDPNKFYFVTFTEEVGYQSTIEVMTMINNEGNVEQVEVVKEGETPAFFDKVESGKFNEKFIGLSIFEPIYIDNAIGYAGSSEGIDTNNKVDAVSGSTISSSAITRAVNDGTTIVVGKYFDENIVNPFYKMTFGLSELALLLIYIIAALSVYIKSINKYRKWILLYTALVLGFKFNKFVTFGMLYSFLNGNWPAMNNVSWYLLITGTIGLILITGKNLYCSWICPFGATQEVILKFGGLKQIKLNSKIVKIFRLIPPTLAYLALMIVFYTNETQALAYDPFGAIFNLTALPIMWMSLPILIFISLFQYRFYCTYFCPIGLTFNLITKLRNKGVKLWKKEKIKA
- a CDS encoding Sec-independent protein translocase subunit TatA/TatB; translated protein: MFGRLGGTEIMVILAVGFLFFGPKKLPEIGKSFGETVREFKKSAKDAEEAITEATKVEESK
- a CDS encoding helix-turn-helix domain-containing protein; translation: MEKTNYYTKIGPLIKDLRKKSNMSRSQLADDICSVSYITRIENGERCPSSVILRQITNKLGITPEYLFRLIESSGSLQVNELLNQLFFNAERHDFKNIYRLITEKEKELDVKSIQDIQIIKLFKCFSMTMLNQNYQFGIGEIKNILNLTYTEGTVPNDIEFSLMFLYGFFLSLNNQKEEAYTHLINIKEYIKHIKFLHTYAIISRFYMHLICVCLDMSKLKESSEYLDYAIDYCKKNNTHTILPELYFLKSELCYRLKKETAFKSWYNQALRLHKLIKYSDDEHFNTFVQNRLNKLKTS
- a CDS encoding YEATS-associated helix-containing protein produces the protein MHIIVSLVKWLFTLHQLVWFVAGGLMFGAMTYFHMKLKQDNKANKLNFTFILLSACTFVFTILWTYDSYMENEVRAANMGLLVFGGLAVVFAILGYRFTQKNDVNKVEVKGH
- a CDS encoding trigger factor — translated: MKVQLGQYKGIGLKRPDVNVKDEEINNYINKIRENYKVEVEKEGFIENGDYTTMDYDGYQDGLHIPEASGKNYHLRIGQGFFLDEFEEHLLGMRKGDTVKFDLVLPSNYQVKHLRDETIHFEVKISSVMNRVIPELTDDVVKRFKIEGINTIDELKEYAKDKIYYQKMMKESARVINEIMHKVIDGSNVELKDEEMESLKQEILEDFKNQLKGKNANLELYLSYTKKTEEEILEQCKIEAETYLIEKAIIEKIAEVENITLNDEEKEKYENIEEDALNELLYQKVIHFLLKENTIIIK
- a CDS encoding reductive dehalogenase, with the translated sequence MNRREFLKVAGATTAVTGAALASKPKKAFAVELGKEHDEFPLEVTKNFKGFRQQDHVFFRTFWDKEPVDKYISDRFGYKTFTEPGMIFNAVHDGIIEGKNTGKMGFRQIDSALDRAAWSVNKNFAANSELGVRNTLLQKHPINPQTGEKIKDMPVLVESLYSWNNSKVDEMLAQGKEQYKFKDAKEVSKHIKKAAKFLGADLVGVAPYNENTKRWTYTEWAVPNVKPFTMPDGTVEYLPFDPFKFMKGEYETFGVKTVKPDFKREAGFEPKSVIVLAFEMDYDGFKTAPTLVASASAGTRYSKMAETAHKVAEFLRNLGYKAAPCGNDTALSVPLAIEAGLGEGSRMGMLVTEKFGPRVRLAKVYTDLEIQPDKPITFGVKQFCNVCMKCADACPSKAICHEPAQVIEKDMEFDTGKVTKSTLTGVEKWFVNGERCVSFWGYNGGDCGTCIAVCPYNKIDEWHHDLSKLMTLTPFKPLLRSLDETFGYGGPIEPEERLESKYLKDAINDFWDKI